The Bradyrhizobium barranii subsp. barranii genome segment AGCATGTCGGCAATCTGCTTGTGCGCAAGCGCAAGTTCGCCGACCAGTTCTTCGATCACCGCGCGCTGCACGCCGATGATGTCGGTGGCCTTGCGCGTCGCAATCTGCTGGCGGCGGAGCATCGCCTCGTTTGGATTTTTGCCAAAGGCGTATTGGTCGATGATCCGCGCCGCATCGGCAATGTGCCGCTCGTGGTCGTCCTCCGTCATTTTCTCGCTTCCGCTTCTTCGGATCGCGCCGATCGGGCCACGTGCCGCACGAGCGCGACGGTGAGCCGATCGAAGCGTTCGAGCAGATCGGCGGCCTGCTGGCGGACCCGGCTTGCTTCCAGCGCGGTCTCGACGGTCGCCAGGCCGCCATGGATTTGCCAGCGCTGGCCCCTCCGCAGATCGCCAACGAGTGCCGCGACCGCATCCGAAGGGGGCATGTCGAGCATAGCATTCCGCTCGCGCAACATGCCCGCGATCTCGATCCGCTCTCGCTCGGTCGGGTGCCAAACGAGGGAAAGATCGCCAATCCGTTTCGGCAGGTCCGCCTGATCGATCATGCTGCTTTGCAGAGTTCGCCGAGCGCGCGGGCAATATCGATCACGAGCCGCCGCACCCTCTCCTCGTCGATTGTCATCATGGCCTCGATGATGGCGACGCCCTCGCGTGTCGCCATGAACTCACCGAACTCGCTCTCGTGGCCACGCCCCTTTTCCAGTTCCCCGATGAAATAACCGGTGTTGGTGTCGAGCGCCTCGGCGAGTTGCACCAGCCGCGCGGCGCCGACCCGATTGACCCCTTTCTCGTACTTCTGGATTTGCTGGAAGCTGACGCCGAGCACCTGACCAAGCTCCTGCTGGCTGATCTTCAGTTCCATCCGGCGCGTGCGAAGACGCTGACCGATCCGCACATCGCGCTCGTCGGCAGAACGCTTGTTGGTGGTGCCGATCTTCCGATACGTCGTTGCCTTACGTCCCATGATTTCACTTTCTCCTTCATTTTTTTGCGTGGCCGTTGGCCTTCCGCTTCTTTTTGGCGCCGCGGTTCTGTTTGCGAGCCAGCCGGCCTTGCGCTCGCGTTCGACATCAGCCGAAAACTGCGCGAGCGGCACGAGCGGGGCGGATCGACCCAGCCGCACGAACTGCGGCCTTCGCGGTCTTCCCGTTCTTCCCTGCTGGCGGCTTCGCGGCCTCGGCCGCCTCCCTCGCCATCTTCTGCGCGGTCTTCCAGTGAACCTTCTTCTTCGCTGCCTTGCCGTCCTTCGGCGGCTTCAGCTTGACCTGTCCCCGGAATATCTCGATCTCGTCGTGGTTCTTCAGATACTGAAGCTTCAGCTTGATCTGCTCTGCTGTGAGCCCGGTGTCTCGCGGCAGCGTGTCGATGGTCACCCATCGGTCGCGCGAGAGGTATTCGACCAATTTGACGCTGCGCGACGAGGTCGGTTTCGGAGCGGCTTCCACGGGCTTCGGCACATAGGCCGCGACGGTGTCGCGAACGCCGGTCACGATCTTGATGAGGCGCACCACCAGTTCGCTGAGATCAGCCATCTCGCTGCGCATCGCGGCGACTTGGTCCGGTATGGGCAGCACGTCGGGCTGCGGCAACGACATTGCCTTTTGGACCAGCAACTGCGCCGGCTTCTTCGGCTTCTCCTGCGACATCTTCGGCGAGACGTTGTCGGCACGGAGCAGCCTGCGCACGTCGGCGCGGGTATTCATGCGTGAGCGCCAGTCGCTGGTGGACTTGGCGACGACGATCTTGCGAACCTCCTTCTCGGGAACGACCTGCCACGCGATCTCGATATGGCCGCCATTGGTGTCGCGGAGATGCGCCTTGATCCCGTGCGCCTTCAGCTCGTTAACCGCTATCTCGGTCAGCTCATTGGAGTAGGCCATGGTTGTTAGCTCCTTCTTCCTTCTCTATGGCTAGACGATCGCCGCCGCGCGACCGCCGAGCGCCGCATCGATCTCTGCGAATGAATGCGTGGCGCCGGTCCTGGCGCCGCTGATCTCGTGCCATTCGCCTTTGTCGTCGAAGGGCGGCGCGAACACGGTCAGGGCGTCGCAGGCGTTGAAGCGAATGAGCGCGGCGATGCCGTCCTCGGCGCGGCGATAGAGCCAACGGCGCTGGGCCGGGTCGCGGTGCGCGTCCGGGTATTTGGGATCAACCCAAATCTGGACGACTTGGATGTTCTGCTTGGAGCCGTCACCATTCGTGATGGTGATGAAATCCGGCATCAGGTCGATGACGTAGTGCGAGCGATCGGGCCGGGAGAGTTCGGCGGCGTCGTCGTTGATCAGCCAGCGGCAGTTCCAGAGGCCGCATTCGGGCGGCATCTGGTGCGTGTGATAGACAATGCAGCCCTTGTGGAATTTCTGGAAGCGGCACGCGACGCCAGCGCCTTTCCTCAAGGGCGGCACCGGCAATAGCTTACAGCACAGCTGACAGTCTCCACACCTTCGCATGGCCCGTCAAACTCCCACACACGCTTCTTTTGTTCGCGCGGTTTGCCCGCTGCGATGGCGACGCGAGCCGTTGTGCCCGCGTCTCCTTACATCATCATTGGAATACCAAATACGGCGAGAGTTAGCCCGATACCCGCGAACATCATTGCTCCGAGATCCTGACGACCTCGGAGCGAATGAGCGCAAGAGTGCATTCGCCTCGCGCGAGATGACCAAGTTGGTCAGGGAAAAAGAAGCATTATCAATCGAGTCAAATCACAAGAAACGTCGCGCGCACTCCATCTCGATCTATTCCAGGGCGCGTAGTAGTGAGGTTCATGGCACGAGATACAAAACAAGATGTGATCAAACGGCAACGGCAGCAGGCGATTGTCGCCGATATGGTTCTCACGATTGTCGCGGCGATGCAGCGCGTTTATCGCCGCAAGCATGTTGGGGCGAGCTGGGAAGAACTGCTCGTGTCGATGGTGGTGAGGCGGAACGATGAGGCGGGAAAGCCGCCATTATCGATTGCCGACATCGAGAAAATTCTGAGAGTTCCTCGTTCCAATGTTCAGCGTGCCGTCCGCGCACTGATCCGCGAGGGCGTCACCAGCAGGGTCGGTCGCGACTATCGCGCCAATCCCGACTTCTTCGCGGCCCGAGTTGACGCCGCATACATGACGAAAGTCCGCGAGGCGATCATCACCGCTGCCCGAGAGTTGGAAACCCTCGACGCAGCGCGCCCCGCGATTTTCTGATAACCGCCATGCATTTTGACGGTGACCAAAGCGGTCATCCGACGTATTGAGGTTGTGGCGGGAATTCACACACGCGCCGACCTGATCGTGGTCAGGCGGCCACCCGCCTACTTGCCCGCCCTCGCACCATCCGCGGGGGCGGGTCTTTCATGAATTCCTCCACACCTTCTTCTTACACCACAATGGGCTTGGCCGACGGGTTGCGGCAGCTCGACGTGGCGCTCCGATCCATGCAATCTCCTGATCCGCGACGAATAGGGCCGCGCGAAGCGGCCCTATTTTTATGCAGTTTGTGCCAGCGGTCAGGCGGCCACCCGCAGTTTCGGGGCGCCGGTTGCGCGCAACGTATCGACCATATCCGCCCAAAACTGCATTAGCTCGATGCGCTCGGGCAAGCGATCGTCGCGATCGTAGATCGCCCGGGTCGATGCATCGAGGCGGTCCTGCTGCATCTCGACCAGTGCTTGCTCGAACCGGCGGCGCCCATTGATACGCTCGCGATTGAGCATGGTCGAGGCGCTCGATCGGACGCCGTGGGCGCAATGCTTGCCCTTGTACCCGAGCAAGTGCAGCGCGTCGTTGAGACTGCCCTCGGCGATCATGCCACTGCTGGCCGCCTTCTTCGCGGTCGCCTTGCGATCGGCGCCGGGGAATAGGTAGCGGCTCGATCCGGTGATCGTGCGCAATTCCCGCAAGAGCGCGACCGCCTGGCGGGAGAGCGGCACCAAGAAATCGTTCCGGTTGCCTTTC includes the following:
- a CDS encoding helix-turn-helix domain-containing protein — encoded protein: MPLAQFSADVERERKAGWLANRTAAPKRSGRPTATQKNEGESEIMGRKATTYRKIGTTNKRSADERDVRIGQRLRTRRMELKISQQELGQVLGVSFQQIQKYEKGVNRVGAARLVQLAEALDTNTGYFIGELEKGRGHESEFGEFMATREGVAIIEAMMTIDEERVRRLVIDIARALGELCKAA